A stretch of the Leishmania donovani BPK282A1 complete genome, chromosome 21 genome encodes the following:
- a CDS encoding ubiquitin hydrolase, putative, producing MGNETSKSSGTASASNPLRRNSQSEAAVGFGGAPAATEKAGSPNAASTAASVPSRPIALSAETPPLRSASGATDTVGSSVPRYVDAKSMVYTLPCFTPDRSLSSPTSGGAGPRSQPIAIQMAASQQLPMMSSSSDFRVGAPSSPLSPSRRHFSAANLSNTMEIPTYNTSTPTAVEDLSCSSPVLKSYRQHSFSHSKRDACLADSPNSPDMSVHGGASLSAGASEAPVAMSLATSFSPGAGSGSPSTAIHTKFLEITGHPLGLENYGNTCYCNSVIQLIYHCAPLRLRLLELYHVYLTKKGKSGFEEDTVLFQLCSLIAVMHKSNNRTKDKYPREKIAPKELLNCVRAKNEVFNNDMQQDAHEFTMFLLNDIWDTEQRIMADPANVNLFLKHETSMKKKGSLSFSWKHSKDKHISSHSHKENKLDKTTSAAATNSDAGANGGKAVDAQQPFSGELTPLQVILQGQFGSLTACLECENVTAREEVFMDLSLETAQGTSLLRCLDHFGDPEYFWGKNKLRCEECKMPVRAAKTIHVQQLPQYALLIHLKRFQYDVKKQIFTKKADHVALPMQMDVEEYLTDPEVVEQSLRNKLARSQKNIGVDAVSSTSGHNNSGSGQKDEANATSSTDTFKPASEEVRRKLRGVARHKARFELTGFVAHIGEGPNSGHYFTCVRYGPQLWRRFDDETVSTMAERDVKQYFGVPSDAVGVVTTTAYILLYERVA from the coding sequence ATGGGTAACGAGACGTCCAAGTCCAGCGgcacggcgtcggcgagcaACCCACTTCGCCGGAACTCGCAgtcggaggcggcagtgggcTTCGGCGGTGCTCCCGCGGCGACAGAAAAGGCGGGATCGCCAAATGCTGCGAGCACCGCTGCATCGGTCCCCAGCCGTCCCATAGCGCTGTCGGCCGAGACGCCACCACTGAGATCGGCGAGTGGGGCCACGGACACCGTCGGCTCGTCAGTGCCGCGCTACGTGGATGCAAAGAGCATGGTGTACACCCTTCCCTGCTTTACCCCGGATAGGTCGCTGAGCAGCCcgacgagcggcggcgctggtccACGGAGCCAACCGATCGCAATACAGATGGCTGCCTCACAGCAGCTGCCGATGATGTCCTCCAGCAGTGACTTCCGCGTGGGTGCGCCatcctcgcctctctccccatCCCGCCGGCACTTCTCCGCTGCGAATTTGTCGAACACGATGGAGATTCCGACGTACAACACAAGCACCCCCACCGCCGTGGAGGACCTTTCCTGCAGCTCACCAGTGCTCAAATCGTACCGGCAGCACTCCTTCTCCCATTCGAAGCGGGATGCGTGTCTGGCCGACTCCCCCAACTCCCCAGACATGAGCGTCCACGGCGGCGCATCcctcagcgccggcgcctcggAGGCTCCGGTGGCGATGAGCCTGGCCACCTCGTTCTCACCTGGGgctggcagcggctcgcCCAGCACAGCGATCCACACAAAGTTCCTCGAGATAACCGGGCACCCGCTGGGCTTGGAGAACTACGGCAACACTTGCTACTGCAACTCCGTCATCCAGCTGATCTACCACTGCGCCCCattgcggctgcggctgctcgagCTGTACCACGTCTACCTCACCAAGAAGGGTAAGTCTGGCTTCGAGGAGGACACGGTGCTCTTCCAGCTCTGCAGCCTCATCGCCGTTATGCACAAGTCGAACAACCGCACCAAGGACAAGTACCCGCGCGAGAAGATCGCCCCAAAAGAACTGCTGaactgcgtgcgcgccaagAACGAGGTCTTCAACAACGACATGCAGCAGGACGCACACGAGTTCACCATGTTTCTGCTGAATGATATCTGGGACacggagcagcgcatcatGGCCGACCCCGCCAACGTAAACCTCTTTCTCAAGCACGAGACATCCATGAAGAAGAAGGGGTCGTTGTCCTTCTCCTGGAAGCACAGCAAGGATAAgcacatcagcagccacagccacAAGGAAAACAAGCTCGACAAGACAacctcggcagcggccaccaacagcgacgccggcgcgaaCGGGGGCAAGGCGGTGGATGCACAGCAGCCCTTCAGCGGGGAGCTCACCCCTCTCCAGGTAATCCTGCAAGGCCAGTTCGGCTCCCTCACCGCCTGCCTCGAGTGCGAGAACGTGACCGCCCGAGAAGAGGTCTTCATGGACCTCAGCCTCGAGACGGCACAGGGCAcgtccctcctccgctgcctcgaCCACTTCGGTGACCCCGAGTACTTCTGGGGGAAGAACAAGCTGCGCTGCGAGGAGTGCAAGATGCCGGTGCGCGCCGCCAAGACGATccacgtgcagcagctgccgcagtaCGCGCTCCTTATCCACCTGAAGCGCTTCCAGTACGACGTGAAGAAGCAGATCTTCACAAAGAAGGCGGACCACGTCGCACTGCCGATGCAGATGGACGTGGAGGAGTACCTGACGGACCCAGAGGTGGTCGAGCAGAGCCTGCGCAACAAGCTGGCGCGCTCGCAGAAGAACATCGGCGTTGACGCggtcagcagcaccagcgggcacaacaacagcggcagcggacagAAAGACGAAGCGAACGCGACTTCGTCGACCGACACATTCAAGCCGGCGTCGGAGGAGGTACGCCGCAAGCTTCGTGGCGTCGCCCGCCACAAGGCGCGCTTCGAGCTGACAGGTTTTGTCGCCCACATTGGCGAGGGACCAAACTCAGGGCACTACTTCACGTGTGTCCGTTACGGTCCTcagctgtggcgccgcttcGACGACGAGACTGTGTCGACGATGGCGGAGCGAGATGTGAAGCAGTACTTTGGCGTTCCATCCGACGCTGTCGGCGTGGTCACGACGACGGCCTACATACTGCTCTACGAGCGCGTTGCGTAG
- a CDS encoding argonaut-like protein, putative, producing MWSLLRPSPAVASSILAAVAAKGDCRYPVGGIARGTIVINVCLRHYHGYSDGQRTPHGQRSASSALATDGRGRRDHGPTRSPSAPPQQHRSQDVQLQQYRGQQRRSTSLAAAEAASTDLVTARSTFWSQPVKHVSAATLKRQHTLERAQDKKSKFLVRSSIREDGVISNLFPLNFRVADASHPDSHRGAPPTGTHVYIYEMYVTRLTATQRGGSAARGSPSVTGAGARGKARAGAAATAAAIGGVQAGGLASVERRVSPGRAWRAVERFLRHKYAGVAAALLPPLVQLNSKVYTAAPLPPDALVLPRAYFDIGWQTAVLRLQRRCRFTELPPSELQMLLNKIVPEVARTSHREQRQKVDATPSFLEVVREKTGKLVCATQGVSAGGLRIYQGVLVQAIFVDSSAALDPNAADAREGQVARETHTCSLAPAKTGAGSSTKPPTDADACPIATRHLGDTPVGLTDAAAAVHFQVVAFLRPFAYRGTHAESYRIRDASGVYLASLWAPAKPRSLTVGAVYAAAPVRIREFAERGNARLIEFLDGTTLTLLSASTATAPASLSSGSAMAQPFTPRSDSGNGGATSEASRLPGQLSLKIDTKGTIASEVSLWEEVLQHFGHGPYDEAAQQRLRKSVQGIPVVISYSLRQSIVCDVRFDSDALLAAASHTHDLAAAEEGRGQSVSAPHSSSPNGDAVAHGRARERLSAPMLCVREPRLAPLMPRLDSQQPCAILADHTIVPLQVLHCCFDPRMRSWQEIGVSALSLMPQQRAALLESIRALLANGLQRWGIDVSANPYRTKALSLLPAPMKCVVPQRRPATGFANPAVVAFPTTIVVIGVTGPRCTAEQSRRISLTAQHLAHYFRTKFVATLADEGAAVQYVHEQLMYTPAAVAAPTGQPTASLKDPNTSVILITNEIDTRATRWLKVECMCRGAHFIAIPASSSPKKLNLAGAQLRMRIASQFELNPLRGVDLRGELPVLGHRHVLVIGVDSCHTNTHSVGTIVGILSTPTESKLLSYFWRHDARGRETQHVAKHFRGILAGAVALSGRVDEVVVFQDGDVFSELVGVKEELTMQVPNCGLTFMCLHKRCNVRFMHASPGQDGSSATRSQASAVASASDDVEKADRDTNAFREDNGLHNLVKGVVIPALAPVPLDHQLAANSFYLQAHESSMSTARIVQYTVHHVSPSLDVTDVQQIANIMANVLAPQATKLPMSTRCAHRLADQAERLLDAVPQLTADMIPRPLCNRLWFL from the coding sequence ATGTGGTCCCTACTCCGCCCAAGCCCCGCCGTTGCCTCCTCCATATTGGCAGCAGTCGCTGCAAAGGGTGATTGCCGATACCCCGTCGGTGGCATCGCTCGAGGCACCATCGTGATTAACGTTTGCCTCCGCCACTACCACGGCTACTCCGACGggcagcgcacgccgcaTGGGCAGCGAagcgcctcctctgcgcttGCCACCGACGGTAGGGGTCGTCGGGATCATGGCCCGACGCGTTCGCCGTCCgcgcctccgcagcagcatcgtTCGCAGgatgtgcagctgcagcagtaTCGCGGCCAGCAGCGGAGAAGTACGTCGCTtgcggcggccgaggcggcctCCACCGACCTGGTCACAGCCCGCTCTACCTTTTGGTCGCAGCCCGTGAAACATGTGTCGGCCGCTACActgaagcggcagcacacgctCGAGCGCGCACAGGACAAGAAATCGAAGTTTCTcgtccgcagcagcatccgcgAAGATGGCGTCATCTCCAACCTCTTTCCTCTTAACTTTCGTGTCGCGGATGCGTCGCACCCAGACAGCCACCGCGGTGCACCACCGACGGGCACGCACGTTTACATCTACGAGATGTACGTGACGCGGCTGACGGCGACACAGCggggaggcagcgctgcgaggGGCTCCCCTTCGGTGACTGGTGCGGGGGCACGCGGCAAGGCCagagccggtgccgccgctaccgcggcggcgattGGCGGTGTGCAGGCGGGTGGACTGGCGTCGGTGGAGCGGCGTGTTTCGCCTGGACGCGCGTGGAGAGCGGTGGAGCGGTTTCTGCGCCACAAATACGCCGGGGTAGCCGCGGCGTTACTGCCGCCGTTGGTGCAGCTGAATAGCAAGGTGTACACTgcggcccccctcccacccgaCGCACTAGTGCTACCGAGAGCATACTTCGATATCGGCTggcagacggcggtgctacgcctgcagcgccgctgccgctttACTGAACTGCCGCCGAGCGAGCTACAGATGCTGCTGAACAAGATCGTTCCCGAGGTGGCACGTACATCTCACCGCGAGCAGCGACAGAAGGTGGACGCCACACCATCCTTCCTCGAGGTGGTGCGGGAGAAGACCGGCAAGCTGGTGTGCGCGACGCAGGGCGTGTCAGCTGGCGGGTTGCGGATCTATCAAGGTGTGCTGGTGCAGGCCATCTTTGTGGACAGCTCGGCTGCGCTCGACCCCAACGCGGCAGACGCGAGGGAAGGTCAGGTGGCgagagaaacacacacgtgcagcCTTGCGCCAGCCAAGACaggtgccggcagcagcaccaaaCCCCCCACTGATGCGGATGCCTGCCCCATCGCTACTCGACACCTCGGCGACACCCCGGTGGGCCTTaccgacgccgcagcggcggtgcactTCCAGGTGGTCGCGTTCCTCCGCCCCTTTGCCTATCGGGGCACTCATGCCGAGAGCTACCGCATCCGCGATGCCTCAGGCGTGTATTTGGCCTCGCTCTGGGCCCCCGCAAAACCACGCTCGCTGACCGTCGGCGCGGTCTACGCAGCTGCCCCAGTGCGCATTCGCGAATTTGCGGAGCGCGGCAATGCCCGGCTCATCGAATTCCTCGATGGCACCACTctcaccctcctctctgccaGCACCGCTACGGCGCCAGCCagcctcagcagcggcagcgccatggCGCAGCCCTTCACGCCACGCAGTGACAGCGGTaacggcggcgccacatCGGAGGCGAGTCGTCTCCCGGGTCAGCTGAGCCTGAAGATTGACACAAAGGGCACGATCGCGTCGGAGGTGTCACTTTGGGAAGAGGTACTGCAGCACTTCGGCCACGGCCCGTACGACGAGGcggcccagcagcgcctccgcaaGTCTGTCCAAGGCATCCCTGTCGTCATCTCCTACTCGCTGCGTCAGAGCATCGTGTGCGACGTCCGCttcgacagcgacgcgctgctggctgccgcctctcaTACGCacgacctcgccgccgccgaggagggcAGGGGGCAATCGGTAAGTGCGCCCCACTCCTCTTCTCCaaacggcgacgccgtggcaCACGGCCGGGCACGTGAGCGCTTGAGTGCGCCGATGCTGTGCGTACGAGAGCCGCGCCTTGCGCCACTGATGCCGCGCCTCGactcgcagcagccgtgcgccATTCTCGCTGATCACACCATTGTGCCGCTTCAGGTCTTGCACTGCTGCTTCGATCCTCGCATGCGTAGCTGGCAGGAAATCGGCGTTTCCGCGCTGTCTCTCatgccacagcagcgcgcggcgctgctggagtcgATtcgcgcgctgctcgcgaacggcctgcagcggtggggcATTGATGTGTCGGCCAACCCGTATCGGACCAAGgcactctctctcctgccGGCCCCCATGAAGTGTGtcgtgccgcagcgacgcccgGCCACCGGGTTCGCGAATCCAGCGGTCGTGGCCTTTCCTACCACCATCGTCGTCATTGGCGTCACCGGACCACGATGCACGGCGGAGCAGTCGCGGCGCATCAGCCTCACCGCTCAGCACTTGGCGCACTACTTTCGCACGAAATTCGTGGCAACCCTAGCGGACGAAGGAGCTGCCGTCCAGTACGTGCACGAGCAGCTCATGTACACGccggctgccgttgctgccccAACCGGTCAGCCGACCGCCTCGCTGAAGGACCCGAATACGTCTGTGATCCTCATCACCAACGAAATCGACACGCGCGCGACGCGGTGGCTCAAAGTGGAATGCATGTGCCGTGGGGCGCACTTTATCGCCATTCCCGCGTCGTCAAGCCCGAAGAAGCTCAacctcgccggcgcgcagctgcggatgCGTATCGCGTCTCAGTTCGAACTAAACCCTCTACGCGGCGTCGACCTGCGCGGGGAGCTGCCTGTGCTGGGCCACCGTCACGTGCTCGTCATCGGGGTGGACTCGTGCCACACGAACACGCACAGCGTCGGCACGATCGTCGGCATCCTCAGCACCCCGACGGAAAGCAAACTGCTGTCTTACTTTTGGCGGCACGATGCACGCGGGCGCGAGACGCAGCACGTCGCAAAACACTTCCGCGGTATTTtggccggcgccgtggcgctgtCCGGCAGGGTGGACGAGGTGGTGGTCTTCCAAGATGGTGACGTCTTCAGCGAGCTGGTTGGGGTCAAGGAGGAGCTCACGATGCAGGTGCCCAACTGCGGCCTTACCTTCATGTGCTTGCACAAGCGTTGCAACGTGCGCTTCATGCACGCCTCGCCAGGGcaagacggcagcagcgcaacacGCAGTCAAGCTTCCGCTGTTGCAAGCGCAAGCGACGATGTCGAAAAGGCTGACCGGGACACGAACGCCTTCCGTGAGGACAACGGCCTTCACAACCTCGTGAAGGGAGTTGTTATCCCCGCTCTGGCGCCAGTGCCGCTGGACCATCAACTCGCCGCCAACTCCTTTTACTTACAAGCGCACGAGTCGTCCATGTCGACGGCGCGGATCGTGCAGTACACGGTCCACCACGTAAGCCCTTCCCTCGACGTAACCGATGTGCAGCAGATCGCCAACATCATGGCCAATgtgctggcgccgcaggCGACAAAGCTGCCCATGTCCACCCGATGTGCGCACCGGCTGGCTGATCAAGCGGAGCGCCTGCTCGACGCAGTGCCGCAGCTCACGGCGGACATGATTCCGCGGCCACTGTGCAACCGCTTGTGGTTTCTCTAG
- a CDS encoding ferredoxin NADP+ reductase-like protein, producing MLCGSWTLHRCACAPALATRGALNTAVSWTSSHTLAFSASLRWCSSTARSTSNTARCTGSADAENASSASASAPNPSTAGTTALKRRVQIAVVGSGPSGCFVASHLVKKHLELHVDIFERLPVPFGLCRYGVSPDHPDVKNVEKQFMDLFQSGRVTWVGNVSIGKEIPLQALLAHYAAVVFATGADGTKKLRIPGEDLGGVISAHSFVEYYNTLPFPYGSPRFCPFDLERTKRAVVIGNGNVAMDVVRVLGGSYKYFSPTDMNCVCIKELMKNRIEHISVVARRGVEHSAFATAEFREITKYQEGHVKVEVDHFDLGAAVAAMPVGKVMRAHKRMMELVHQYALTSEETAAEAAQLATDAQGVPLPSAAASPAEPSATTTASEYGMGRPQHGNRGSCCLRFRYNLTPIAILPSRHRKNYVGGVLFKRTRGEAPGKATEDEGEYCVVPCDLVMTSIGYRSDSIAGVPFDDRAGVIDNEKGRVKGMPRVYCAGWAKNGAKGIILHSVVDAQETAATILADMEAGVIPTEPTAQPEEAEGTAAAVRSSSASAAEAESVEVLSFESGNSTPHRQAAGAATTTMYGKYGLVDYFVTKKLQPVSIAGLQRILHVEHQRGVDLGKKAEKISTVRDMLDVALGGGVGKKADERIRGMTPARSDAMLYLKELLDDDTDLRALARQVARDVPHKLAQQHPLGSIAPGQL from the coding sequence aTGCTTTGCGGATCCTGGACGCTGCAccgatgtgcgtgtgcaccggCTCTCGCGACAAGGGGCGCACTGAACACGGCAGTCTCATGGACATCGTCTCACACCCTTGCCTTTTCTGCCTCCTTGCGGTGGTGTAGTAGTACGGCCAGGAGCACTAGCAATACAGCGCGTTGCACGGGCAGCGCTGACGCCGAGaacgcctcctcggcgagTGCATCGGCGCCGAACCCCTCTACAGCGGGGACGACCGCACTCAAGCGTCGAGTACAGATAGCGGTGGTGGGCAGTGGGCCCAGCGGCTGTTTCGTAGCCAGCCACCTTGTCAAGAAGCACCTCGAGCTGCACGTGGACATCTTTGAGCGGCTGCCAGTGCCGTTTGGTCTATGCCGCTACGGTGTGTCGCCGGATCACCCGGACGTGAAAAACGTGGAGAAGCAGTTCATGGATCTCTTCCAGAGCGGGCGCGTGACGTGGGTCGGGAACGTGTCCATTGGGAAGGAGATcccgctgcaggcgctgctggcgcactacgcggcggtggtgttcGCGACCGGCGCGGACGGGACGAAGAAGCTGCGCATCCCGGGCGAGGACCTCGGCGGCGTCATCTCCGCCCACAGCTTTGTGGAGTACTACAACACCCTCCCGTTTCCGTACGGCTCGCCGCGCTTCTGCCCCTTCGATCTTGAGCGCACGaagcgcgccgtcgtcatcgggAACGGCAACGTGGCGATGGACGTGGTGCGGGTGCTCGGCGGGTCGTACAAGTACTTCTCTCCAACCGACATGAACTGTGTTTGCATCAAGGAGCTCATGAAGAATCGGATCGAGCACATCAGCGTGGTggcccgccgcggcgtggAGCACTCGGCGTTCGCTACCGCCGAGTTCCGCGAGATCACCAAGTATCAGGAAGGCCATGTGAAAGTCGAGGTGGACCACTTCGAcctcggcgcggcggtggcggcaatgCCGGTCGGCAAGGTCATGCGTGCGCACAAGCGCATGATGGAGCTCGTGCATCAATATGCGCTGACCAGCGAAGAAACAgccgccgaagcggcgcagctggcaaCGGATGCGCAGGGCGTGCCACTTccgagcgctgccgcctcgcctgCAGAGCCGTctgcgacgacgacagcatcGGAATACGGAATGGGCCGCCCACAACACGGCAACCGTGGGTCGTGCTGCCTTCGCTTTCGATACAACCTCACGCCGATCGCCATCCTGcccagccgccaccgcaagAACTACGTTGGTGGGGTTCTCTTCAAGAGGACGCGTGGCGAGGCACCGGGCAAGGCAACAGAAGACGAGGGCGAGTACTGCGTCGTGCCGTGCGACCTTGTCATGACCTCCATCGGCTACCGCTCTGACAGCATTGCCGGCGTCCCGTTCGACGACCGCGCCGGTGTCATCGACAACGAGAAGGGGCGCGTGAAGGGCATGCCGCGTGTGTACTGCGCCGGCTGGGCCAAGAACGGTGCCAAGGGCATCATCCTCCACTCCGTCGTCGATGCGCAGGAGACGGCAGCGACTATTCTGGCGGACATGGAGGCAGGCGTCATCCCGACGGAGCCGACAGCGCAGCCGGAGGAGGCCGAGGgaaccgcagcggcagtcaGGTCCTCGTCAGCAAGCGCGGCCGAAGCCGAGtcggtggaggtgctgtcCTTTGAAAGCGGCAACTCGACGCCGCACCGACaggcggccggcgctgccaccacaACGATGTACGGCAAGTACGGTCTCGTCGACTACTTCGTCACCAAAAAGCTTCAGCCTGTGTCCATTGCGggcctgcagcgcatctTGCACGTCGAGCACCAACGTGGTGTCGACCTCGGCAAGAAGGCAGAGAAGATCAGCACGGTGCGCGACATGCTCGACGTGGCCCTCGGTGGTGGCGTGGGCAAGAAGGCTGACGAGCGCATCCGCGGCATGACCCCTGCCCGCTCTGACGCGATGCTGTAcctgaaggagctgctggacgacGATACGGACTTGAGGGCGCTTGCTCGCCAGGTTGCGCGGGATGTGCCGCACAAGCTTGCCCAGCAGCATCCGCTCGGCAGCATCGCGCCTGGACAGCTGTAG
- a CDS encoding ubiquitin-conjugating enzyme-like protein, whose product MAVSGGEVIGREGDPSVRKANAKQLAAGYTRKKRLLECCYLSASTFLWCSNVISCGRYFVFASDANLMQLVWMPLFILAAMVLADLVSGLVHWGMDTWGTPDTPIFGTFIRSFREHHVDQTAMCKHDFIETNADTTLPLLPLLLIQYACVRSTNRSGNRYVANLHVRNIGVHVFLCTFFIFVAITNEIHKWSHQAKQSRIVRKAMGIGILLSPIAHRKHHKDPFDRTYCITTGWLNPLLDSTNFWRHLESLVSSITGEIPRANDQTLLGK is encoded by the coding sequence ATGGCAGTCTCAGGTGGCGAGGTGATTGGCCGCGAGGGCGATCCGTCCGTGCGCAAGGCGAACGCGAAGCAGCTGGCCGCCGGCTACACCAGGAAgaagcgcctcctcgagTGCTGCTACCTCTCCGCCTCTACGTTCCTGTGGTGCAGCAACGTGATCTCATGCGGCCGCTACTTTGTCTTCGCGTCCGATGCGAACTTGATGCAGCTCGTGTGGATGCCGCTGTTCATCCTTGCGGCCATGGTGCTGGCAGACCTCGTCTCCGGCCTCGTACACTGGGGCATGGACACGTGGGGCACCCCTGACACGCCGATCTTTGGCACCTTCATCCGCAGCTTCCGCGAGCACCACGTTGACCAGACGGCCATGTGCAAGCATGACTTCATCGAGACGAACGCCGACACGACGCTGCCTCTGCTCCCTCTGCTGCTTATCCAGTACGCATGCGTGCGGTCCACAAATCGCAGTGGAAACCGCTATGTCGCCAACCTGCATGTTCGCAACATCGGTGTGCACGTCTTCCTCTGCACCTTCTTCATCTTCGTGGCCATCACGAACGAAATCCACAAGTGGTCGCATCAGGCGAAGCAGTCCCGCATTGTGCGCAAGGCAATGGGCATCGGCattctcctctcccccattGCCCACCGCAAGCATCACAAGGACCCCTTCGACCGCACCTATTGCATCACCACGGGGTGGTTGAACCCCCTGCTCGACTCCACGAACTTCTGGCGCCACCTGGAGTCTCTGGTGTCCTCTATCACGGGCGAGATCCCTCGCGCTAACGACCAGACTCTGCTGGGGAAGTGA